A single Brassica rapa cultivar Chiifu-401-42 chromosome A04, CAAS_Brap_v3.01, whole genome shotgun sequence DNA region contains:
- the LOC103864523 gene encoding leucine aminopeptidase 1: MPHTLGLTKPNSTDHPKISFAAKEIDVTEWKGDLLVVGVREQDLTKDDGSKFENPILNKLDAHTSGLLALVSSEEDFTGKPGQSTVLRLPGLATKRIGLIGLGKTVSSSSPAAFHSLGEGVANVSKASQSSTVAVALASPESESKLSSASALASGVVLGLFEDGRYKSESKKPSLSSVDIIGFGTGPEVEKKLKYAEDVSYGVIFGRELINSPANVLTPAVLAEEAAKVASTYSDVFTANILNEEQCKELKMGSYLAVAAASANPPFFIHLVYKPKSGDVKTKLALVGKGLTFDSGGYNIKTGPGCSIELMKFDMGGSAAVLGAAKAIGEIKPPGVEVHFIVAACENMISGTGMRPGDVITASNGKTIEVNNTDAEGRLTLADALVYACNQGVDKIVDLATLTGACVIALGTSVAGIYTPNDELAKEVIAASEKSGEKLWRMPLEESYWEMMKSGCADMVNTGGRAGGSITAALFLKQFVSEKVQWMHIDMAGPVWNEKKKSGTGFGVATLVEWVQTNSSS, encoded by the exons ATGCCTCACACTCTCGGCCTCACCAAACCCAACTCCACCGATCATCCCAAG ATCTCGTTCGCTGCGAAGGAGATCGATGTGACGGAGTGGAAAGGAGACTTACTCGTTGTCGGCGTGAGGGAGCAAGACTTGACTAAAGACGATGGTTCGAAGTTCGAGAACCCGATCTTGAACAAGCTCGATGCTCACACGAGTGGACTCTTAGCTTTAGTCTCTTCCGAGGAAGATTTCACTGGCAAACCCGGTCAGTCAACGGTTCTTAGGCTTCCCGGTTTAGCAACCAAACGGATCGGTTTAATCGGTTTAGGAAAAACCGTTTCATCATCATCTCCAGCAGCTTTTCATAGCCTTGGTGAAGGTGTGGCTAACGTGTCAAAGGCTTCTCAGTCGAGCACCGTTGCTGTTGCTCTTGCATCGCCTgagagtgaatccaagcttagCTCTGCTTCAGCTTTAGCTTCAG GCGTGGTGCTGGGGCTGTTCGAAGACGGGAGGTATAAGTCTGAGTCAAAGAAACCATCTTTGAGCTCTGTTGATATCATCGGGTTCGGAACTGGACCTGAAGTTGAGAAGAAGCTTAAGTATGCTGAAGATGTTTCTTACGGTGTGATTTTCGGGAGAGAGCTTATTAACTCTCCTGCTAATGTGCTCACTCCTG CTGTGTTAGCTGAGGAAGCAGCAAAAGTGGCTTCTACGTACAGTGATGTGTTTACAGCGAACATCTTGAACGAGGAGCAATGCAAGGAGTTGAAGATGGGATCTTATCTAGCGGTTGCTGCTGCTTCGGCTAATCCTCCTTTCTTCATTCACCTTGTGTATAAACCTAAGAGTGGCGATGTTAAGACCAAACTTGCTCTTGTTGGAAAAGGATTGACCTTTGACAG TGGCGGCTACAACATTAAGACTGGACCTGGCTGCTCCATTGAGCTCATGAAATTCGACATGGGCGGTTCTGCTGCAGTTCTTGGTGCTGCTAAAGCCATTGGTGAGATCAAGCCTCCTGGTGTTGAG GTTCATTTCATCGTTGCAGCCTGTGAGAATATGATTAGTGGAACTGGAATGAGACCTGGAGATGTCATCACGGCCTCAAACGGAAAGACCATTGAG GTGAACAACACCGATGCTGAAGGTCGTCTAACACTTGCTGATGCTCTAGTGTATGCTTGTAACCAAGGCGTTGACAAG ATTGTTGACCTCGCTACGTTGACTGGAGCCTGTGTTATTGCATTGGGAACATCAGTGGCAG GTATCTACACACCTAACGACGAGCTTGCAAAGGAAGTGATTGCTGCATCAGAGAAGAGTGGAGAGAAGCTGTGGAGGATGCCATTAGAGGAGAGCTATTGGGAGATGATGAAGTCTGGATGTGCTGATATGGTCAACACAGGCGGGCGTGCAGGAGGTTCCATCACCGCAGCTCTCTTCCTGAAACAG TTTGTGAGCGAGAAAGTACAATGGATGCATATAGACATGGCTGGGCCAGTGTGGAACGAAAAGAAGAAATCTGGGACTGGGTTTGGTGTTGCTACGCTTGTGGAATGGGTGCAGACTAATTCTTCTTCATAG